TTGTGCGCCAAGGCCCGCGCGCGCCATTCAGAAACAGATCTCTCTGGCTGACAAACAGTGCAACTAACTGAGCGACCGCATAAATCTGGCTGCACTCTCTACATGATCGGAGTCGATCCATCTAGTTGGGCATCGCTGAAAACTGAGCTTGCCATCAAACGCGCCGAATATCTTTTGCATTTCCGGCGAGAGCACCTTCAGCGGCTAGCCCTTTCGATTGCGTCCCATCACGCTGATGCGCACCGCCTTTTTGAGTAGTCGGCTTCGTTCTGAACCCTTGACCAATACAAGCTCATCTCTTTGGCGCGCGAAGACCTGCTGGTGGCGTACATGAAAGTTCTTTGCAAAGAACGTGCGCGTCAGTTCGTCGCCGAAGCTATCCGGTCTCCCTGCCGCCAAAACTTCAAAGTACCCGATTAGATAAAGTGCCGGCTCCGATCTGTGGTCCCAGCCTTCAAGACCGCAATAAAAAATCAGCATGTCGCCCTTTTTCACATGACGCAGACCGGCTTTGGGAGGGGGCGGGTCCCCATACGTAAATGACACGAATTCTGGATCGAAGTGTATCGGTTGGCTGGCCATCGCCGTGCGGCGACCTTCCGGAAAATACTCGACAAGCTTCCGGTTGTTGAGGCCCGCCGTGTTTCCGTAAGTGCGCTCATCAACACCGAGTTTTTCGAAGTTGTCAGGGATCGGGATGAATTCGAAAGAACCGTCTCTGAATAACGGCCCCTGTATGCCCCCTGAGCCGCTGTCGATCCCAACTCTGAGCATCGCGATTTTCATCGGTTCAGCACCCGCACCTTGCCGAGCGGCCTCTTTTCACAATAGGAAGAGATTTTGGGAGATGCTTATTTTTCTCGGCCCATGTTAGCAGGCGCTGAACCTCAGTTTGTATAGGTTCCGGAAGGTTTTGCGACAGCACAGCACGCACGTGCTTTTCTACAAACATGTATCTGAATAGGTCTGGCGCCCACGCCTCTAAAGCTGGACCGGCCTCGTCAAAGCGGTAAGAAATCGAAGCCTAAACGGGGCCCCTTCGCCGTGGCCCCCAATTCATGCGGTCCGATTCCAATCCAGTTCACCTTTCGAGCGATATCTTCGTGGCCGCGGTCAGGACGACTTCCGCCAACTCCAATCACGGCATCAAAGCCCCATCCACGTACCTTACCCATGCAGTCGTTAACGCCGAAGACTCCAGAGTCGTCGGGATCGCCCCTATGGGTCCTCTTGTATAGCAGCGTCTTCAAGGATGCTTTCACGGAGCTATTCCCCTCTGATTTCAGGCTGCTGAGGTCGCAGCCAGCGAAGTTTTCCGATCGCCTTGAGCTTGCTGACGCCAAGCTGTCCGCGTTCATTTCTCGCCTTCGAACCTGGGGCAGCGAGAGCCGCGATCACTGCTGCGCGTTCCGCCTCGTGCATCTCTATGGCGTCGAAGTTCTCGTCGAGAAGAACAACGAGTACGGCATCCCACTCCTTCGTCACATCTATGGATCCAATGCGCTGTCCTGGCTTGCAGTTCGGCAGGATGCAGCGGTCCTTTATCTGCAGGCGGCGAGGCGAGTTTCCGTTTAGTTCGATGGCATCGTATCCCTCGGTGCGGGCCGGAGCCAGTTGCAAGCTAAGAAGACGGGCTGCTTCGTATTCAGCCACTTCTCCAGTAATTCCGAGAGGCTTACCTGTCGAAGCATAGTATTCCTGCGCCAGTCTCTTGGCTTGGCAAAGAATGTCCATTACACGATCATTCTGCGTCATTAATTCGTCCCTGATTGTCAGAACAGAAAGCATAACACCTGACCGAGCAATATCGACGCACTCCTTGAGACTCCTTCTGCGATGACGATGCGATTCGTATCGGGAAACGGGCTTCTCGGAAGTGACCGCAGAAGTGCCGCATAAAGTATGGGTCAAAGGCAGAGGCTATGGTGGTAGGCATGGGGCAAAAGGCAAAGGCGAAAATCAAAAGGGGTGCAGAAAGGACACAAAATCGTGCCCCTTTTGTGTCCTAATATCCTGACGTCCCTGTGCTGATTCAAGAAAGCCCCACAAGACCGACATTATCTGCGTTCTCGACATTCTTCTGCGCACCTGTTGCGAACACCAAAGACATCACAACTGCCTGAGCGGCATGTTTCGCCGGTGTAATCGCTTGTGTATAGACATCTAATGTTGACCGCAATGACGAATGGCGCAACAACTCTTGCATCACCTTGAATTCCGTTCCAACACTACGAAACGCCAGGGGGAGCTCATTCGATTGCTGTCTGCTCTTCCAGGGAGAACTGCCTAAAACGATGGGGGTGTGAAACGCCAACTCGCTAGCTCCGCAATTCAGGCCATCAACTGTTGGATACAAGGGCAATGCACTCATTGAGCTTGAGTTGATTGCAGTCTTGAGGGATTCGTAAGGGAAACTCGCTTGTCGTCGGCAATGAGATAAAGACTTCAATGGGCTCCTGAGCCATCCTAGCTTCATGTCGGTCATACTGCGTTGTAATCGGAAGAGGGAACTCTTATTCAGCGCCAACTTGGGTCCAACTTGGGTCCAATCTGGGTCCAATAAGGACTTCTACCGATTGTTTTCGGTTCGAAACTGTTGTGTTTGACATGTCTAAATTATTGAAAATGCGTGTTATAGCGTTTTCGCAACGAGGAGGTTCGCCGGTTTCGATCCCGGCCAGCTCCACCATAAATTCAACAAATAGAAGAAGTTCCTGCTTGGGTCGAGGAACTTGACTTCTTTCCTAGAGGGGAAGGAGGTCTAGGGTTCGAGGCCCAACTGAATTGTTGATTTGCAATGAGATCGCGTTGTTATGGGATGCTAGGCCCCGATTTGGGTCCATTTAAGCCCGAAATCTCTTACCTACCGGAAGTTCCAATTCTTCATAAGTTGGATCAGTACCATTCCCTTTCAAGGAAAGTGTTTCTCGAAATGAGTTTCCATGAGTGCCTTGGCGAATTTGCGTCAATCGAGGTCTGCCACTGCCCAAACTTCCGTGTTGCCGACAGACCTCCCAGAACCCTGTCAATGAGTGACTCGTCCTGAAAGTCGTCGACGATCATTTCCGTCCCCTGACCTCTGCAACCAGAGATTCCAAAACCGATTCCAGCCGTGTGGTGCCCTTTCGGCTCTTTGCCGCGCCGAATTCAAAGTCGATCCATCCCTCGTTGAAGCCGTCGATCATTCGCATACGAGGCATTGGGTTTTTCATGCCCTGCGAGCGGAACAGTGATTCCCAGGTGTCGCGAGGAACGGATTCTGCCCGGACGGCCCGGCCAAGCGCGAGACTGAATCCCGCTGCGATGTCGTTTGCCGAATAGCGCTGCGGACCCTCCAATTCCACAATGCGAGAGCCCGACCATGTTTCGTTCAGGAGCTCTGCGGTCACCTGTGCAATATCTGCCGTAGCCACCATCGGAATGGCATGGTCGAGGGGCTGGAGAAAGCTGCGGATCACACCTGCACGCGCGGACTCCACATCCCATGCCGCGTTTTCCATGAACCATGCGGCGCGCAGGAAGGCAACAGGAACCGATGTCGACTGGAGCATTTGCTCGGTGAGCATCGAATTATTCAACAGATTCGGCTCGGTTACGTGCGCTCCGACAGTGGAGAGGAAGACGATCTTCCTGGGCCGCGCCGACTCGATGGCGTGCCGGATCGCCGCTGCGGCGTGCTTGGTCTGCGGAAAGCCCGGCTCAGGGTCAAAGTTGGGCGGAGTCATCAGAAACACGCCATCGGTATTGTCAAACGCCGTGGCCAGCGCGACATGATCTTCGACGGTCGCCGTTGCCACGTCACAACCCAGAGGAGCCCAATGCCGGCCTTTTTCTTCGCTCCGTACAACCGCACGAATCTTGTGACCTTGGGCAATAAGATGCCGGGCGACAGCTCCGCCCACCTTTCCGGTTATGCCAGTAATTGCAAACATGTATTCCTCCAAAGGCAGGCGTTGCCAGCCTGAACGTCAGATGTGAATTGTTGTTAAGGGTTGGGGACTCAGACGAGCTTGGCGGGATGGAGAAGATCCGCAAAGCCGAGGCGGCGCACAAATTCGGCACGGATGCGATCCAGCACAGTCGTCACAACCTCTGATCCATCCTGGGCAGGATCGACAGTGACACGAAACGGCCGCTTACCGAAAGGGGCGTTCACGATGCTCACGACAGCGCCTGCGACGGCGGAGACATCGGCGTCCGGTGGCACTGTACCCGTGAGAGCTTTGAGCGCCTGCTCCTCAAACCCGGCATAGGGACCATCCTGATACTCACGCATGCGCACCTTGTCGTCAGGGGTGCCAGAGTGCGCAAAGTGGTTCGTGCCAGTGGTAAATGCGCCAGGGATCACGATTGAGGTCTCGACACCCCACCGGGCGAGCTCTTTCGCGTAGCTGACCGCCAGTGCGTCCATAGCTGCCTTGGCAGCGAAGTACGGAGCAAGGTAAGGCGGAACACCACCATTGGTACTGCTGCTGCCAACCCAGATCACCAGCCCTTGTTTCTGCTTTCGAAGTTGCGGAAGTGCGGCACGGTTAACGCGCTGCGTGCTCAGGACGTTCACGTCATACAAATGGGCAAGTTGCTCTGAGGTGAATGCCTCGGTGGGACCGAAGACCATGTGCCCAGCGTTGTGAACAACGACGTCCAGCCGGCCATTCTCTCGAACGATCTGTGCGATGGCGGCATCAGCCGAGTCCTGCGACTGTACATCAAGCTCAACCGTTCGCAGATCAACCTGGTTCTCCTGCGCGAACCGGTTCGCCGCTTCCACTTGCGATGCGTTGCGTCCTTTGGTGGCTCTCATGCTGGCGTATACGACATGTCCGGCCTTTGCGAGCGCGCGTGCTGCAAGCGCACCAAATCCACTCGATGCTCCCGTAATAACAATCACTTTTTTCATGGTTACGCTCCCATCTTCTGATGTGTTGTTTTCACACGCCGATCAGGCAAACCCGCCATTTGTGCGCAGAATCTGAGCATTGACCCAGCCACCATCCGGCCCAGCGAGGAATGAAACAACATTCGCAATGTCCTCGGGTTGACCAAGGCGCTCGAGGGGCGGGAGCTTCGAAAGCTGCTCGATCTGATACGGTGTCTTCCCGTTCAGGAATAAGTCTGTGCCCGTCGGTCCAGGCGCCACCGCGTTCACCGTGATATTGCGTCCGCGCAGCTCGTTCGCAAGAACAGGCACCATACCCTCGACGCCGGCTTTCGACGCGATATAGGGTCCATACGTCGGAAATGATTTCGCGAGCACACTGCTGGAGAAGGCAATAATGCGTCCACCCTCCGCTACGTTCTGTGCAGCCTGCGCAAGCACCAGAAACGTGCCGCGAAGGTTGATGGCGATCACCTTGTCGAAGGTATCGACGTCTCCTTTCGTGATCTGCGAGAGCGGCATGATTCCTGCGTTGTTGACGACTACATCCACGCGGCCGAATGATTCGATCGTCTTCTTGAACAGCTGTTCGACCTCTTCCGGTTGGCTCACGTCTGCCTTGACCGCCAATGCTTCTCCATCTGCGTCACGAATCTCGTTCACAACCTCTTGGGCCTGAGCGCCATTGCCCGCGTAGTTCACGACAACGGCAAACCCATCCGACGCCAGCCGCTTCGCGATGCTGCGCCCGATGCCACGAGATGCTCCGGTTACGATTGCTGTCTTTGCCATAGCGTTCTCCATTTCTCGACAGCTTCTCGCTGTGAAGCTGTCTATAAACGAAGAATGCTCCTCTCCCGCATATAAATCCAATACATAGTGCTAATATCATGCATGCGTCTAACGCAATTAAGACAGGCCGACCTGAACCTACTGGTTGTCTTTGCGGTGTTCGCCGAAGAACGAAACGTCTCCCGCGCGGCGGATCGCCTGCTGTTGAGCCAACCCGCCGTGAGCCGCGCACTCCAGCGATTGCGCGACATGTTCCACGACAACCTCTTCGTGCGCACCGCCGCGGGATATGAACTCACGCCGCAAGGGCAGCGCCTTCTGCAGGAACTCGAGGTCATGCTGCCGAAACTCGATCGCCTGTTGAGCGGATCGAGTTTCGATCCAGCTGTCGAGCAAGCGAACTTCCGCCTTGCCGTCACGGACAATGGTGCCGCGATCCTGGTGCCGGTGTTGTGCCGCGAGGTCTTGCCGATCGCGAAGAAGGTGCACTTCGATTTTGTTGCCTGGCACCGGGGGAGCTTCGACGAAGTTGTGCACGGCAGCGTTGATCTCGCCTTTTCCGCGAGCTCAGTAGAAGCTCCGCCACCGCTGCAAAGCCAGACGATCTATGACGAGCAGTTTGTTTGCGTTGTAGATGCGAAGAGCCGCCTTCCGAAGTCGCTCACACTGGCGCAGTACATGAAACTCGAACACATCAGTATCAGTATTCTGGGCGGGATTCAGGTGTCTCCTGATAGGGCTCTGGCCACGATGGGACACAAAAGGCAGATCGCTATCCATGTCCCCTACCACGAAGCTGCCATTCGCTGTGTCCCAGGAACGAAGCTTGTAGGAACTGTCCCGCGTAAGTTTGTATCCGGAATGATCCGCAACCCAGCCATCAGGATCCTCAATCCTCCGCCCGAGATTGCCGGTTTTCGTTATGCGATGACCTGGCATCCTCGCCTCAATACGGACGCGGCTCACTCTTGGCTGCGGGCCACGATGCGACACATCGGAGAAGTTGTAGCCAGAAGCTAAACCGCCGTATTTCAATTGGCGCGTAATCGCCAAAGCACTCATCAAGACAAATCGCTCGGTGGGGATGTTGTTGGCCGTATACCGGCAAACCGGAAGTTTCGTGGAACCGGGTCGAAAGGTCCGGTTTGCCGACTACTCGGGAGTTAGCGAGTTCCGTGCTCTGTGGTTCCAAGAGTTGCGCAAGAAGCAGACGAGGAACGACGTGCTATGAGTGGGTTCTTTCCAGCGTGCAGCCATGGAGCCGAGCAGTTGCAGGACCCGCCTGTGAGGCGCCCATGGTGTGCACACCCGCAGATTCTGTTTGTCACTCGTCGAGTCGGTGCGCACGACTTTGCATCGTGTATGGAGAAAAATCGGCGTGCGGGAAGCGAGCATACCTCAAAAGTGAAAGATCACATCCGTTGCGAACGTAAATTGATTCGTCCGCGTCCCCTTGTCATAGGCCCCGCGGTCCCAGGCGTGATCGAACCGTACCTCCGGCCTTATCTGCACCGTGGACCCCACCCAGTGGCTCAGCATCAGCGTGGCCTCGCTGTACTTCGTCGCATACCCCGTACGCTGGCCCTTTTTGTCATTCAAGAAATCATTGCGGAACGAGGCGAAGTCGTGCGGCGATATCTGCTTGTTGATGTAGTTCACCATTGCCCACTCAGGCGCCAGACACGTCTGTAAGTCCGCCCTGCAATTCGCGCCGTTTGTTCCTTTCTCCGGCGCAATCGACCCGTTCACACTCGGCACATCTCTCTGGTACATCGCATACATCTCCGTTGCCATATGCCAGGTGCTTCCGAACTTGTGATACCAAGTGCCGTCATACATCTGCAGATTGTTGAACGCATACTTGCCGTCATTGATTCCGTTTGCGCACAGGTAGAAGTTATCGTTCACGCTCTTCGTCGTATAGCTAACACATCCCATGAACGACGGCTTGGCATCCTCGGTCCATAACGCCACATCATGACTACCCGAAACCCCGGCCTGCACTACCCACTGATCGTTCAACTGGATCGTTGCCAGCACACCCGTGTCGGTAAAGGGGTCCACGGCATACAGCAGTGAGTGGCTGAAGATGTAGTTGTTTGGCGTCAACTGCGCTTCGATTCCCGGGATGGAGATAAACCGCCCCACCCGCACATTCATGCCTTTCGCCACGTGCGGAAAGTACACGTCCGCGTACTCCAGCACCGGGTCGAACCCATACTGCCTGTCATGATCCAGCAACTGGCTACTGAAGTACCCCTTGTTCGTCGTCGAACGGTAGTCCGTCCCGAAGAACCCAGTCAGATGAAATCCCCAATCGACATGATCCCGCTGCACCGAATCCGGCAGCCGCTCGACATACACCACTGCCTGCCCCAGCTCTATGCGATTCGAATAGATATCATTCGTCTCCGGATAGTTCCGGTCGCGCGATGTCGACACGTTTGCCGTCGGCTCGATCCACCCATAGACCTTTGTCCGCCCTGTCGCTCCATCGATCGCGGTCTGAAGGGGATACACGTTCCCATCTGCCTCTCCAATTGTCGGTGACCCACCGTACGACCAGTCCGAGTTGGGGAATGGTGGCGAACTCAACGGCGAAGGTAGCCCCCGCCGAGGCGCCGCCGGCCCGGCCACCGCCGTACCCTTCCAATCCTCCCTATAAAAGTCTATCCACCGCTCAAAGAGGTTCCGTGTGCCATTCGCTGTCGTCGCGGTGTTAGCCGCTGGCGCGTTTGGAACTTGCTGAGCTTCGGCGCAACACACGCCTAGGAGCGAAATACCGACAATTCCTGCTACCGCGAATTTCCTCAAGCCTCCTCCAGCAATCTCAACTCGTGAGAGATACCACTCAAGACTACTTCCTGAAAACACTGCAACAGAACTCACTCTATGGGAGGACCAATATGAAATCCGTAAGAACGCTTGACGCGACCCGGACCCTGGTCGCCTTCCGGAACCATTCCAGCGTAGGACACCACGCAAAAGACTACCTGGGCGCGCTGGTTAGGTCTCCGACCATGGCGCGGCGCCAGGCGCTCAAGTTGGGCACTTCAGCACCGAACAGAGTCTCGAGGAATCGCAACACCGAAGTGTGATCGAAGAGGTCCGATGACACGAACGCGCCTCGACTGAACGGCGAGATGATCAGCATGGGGACGCG
This genomic interval from Edaphobacter bradus contains the following:
- a CDS encoding SDR family NAD(P)-dependent oxidoreductase → MKKVIVITGASSGFGALAARALAKAGHVVYASMRATKGRNASQVEAANRFAQENQVDLRTVELDVQSQDSADAAIAQIVRENGRLDVVVHNAGHMVFGPTEAFTSEQLAHLYDVNVLSTQRVNRAALPQLRKQKQGLVIWVGSSSTNGGVPPYLAPYFAAKAAMDALAVSYAKELARWGVETSIVIPGAFTTGTNHFAHSGTPDDKVRMREYQDGPYAGFEEQALKALTGTVPPDADVSAVAGAVVSIVNAPFGKRPFRVTVDPAQDGSEVVTTVLDRIRAEFVRRLGFADLLHPAKLV
- a CDS encoding Nmad3 family putative nucleotide modification protein — its product is MKIAMLRVGIDSGSGGIQGPLFRDGSFEFIPIPDNFEKLGVDERTYGNTAGLNNRKLVEYFPEGRRTAMASQPIHFDPEFVSFTYGDPPPPKAGLRHVKKGDMLIFYCGLEGWDHRSEPALYLIGYFEVLAAGRPDSFGDELTRTFFAKNFHVRHQQVFARQRDELVLVKGSERSRLLKKAVRISVMGRNRKG
- a CDS encoding DUF6998 domain-containing protein; this translates as MLSVLTIRDELMTQNDRVMDILCQAKRLAQEYYASTGKPLGITGEVAEYEAARLLSLQLAPARTEGYDAIELNGNSPRRLQIKDRCILPNCKPGQRIGSIDVTKEWDAVLVVLLDENFDAIEMHEAERAAVIAALAAPGSKARNERGQLGVSKLKAIGKLRWLRPQQPEIRGE
- a CDS encoding outer membrane beta-barrel protein; protein product: MYPLQTAIDGATGRTKVYGWIEPTANVSTSRDRNYPETNDIYSNRIELGQAVVYVERLPDSVQRDHVDWGFHLTGFFGTDYRSTTNKGYFSSQLLDHDRQYGFDPVLEYADVYFPHVAKGMNVRVGRFISIPGIEAQLTPNNYIFSHSLLYAVDPFTDTGVLATIQLNDQWVVQAGVSGSHDVALWTEDAKPSFMGCVSYTTKSVNDNFYLCANGINDGKYAFNNLQMYDGTWYHKFGSTWHMATEMYAMYQRDVPSVNGSIAPEKGTNGANCRADLQTCLAPEWAMVNYINKQISPHDFASFRNDFLNDKKGQRTGYATKYSEATLMLSHWVGSTVQIRPEVRFDHAWDRGAYDKGTRTNQFTFATDVIFHF
- a CDS encoding LysR family transcriptional regulator, whose product is MRLTQLRQADLNLLVVFAVFAEERNVSRAADRLLLSQPAVSRALQRLRDMFHDNLFVRTAAGYELTPQGQRLLQELEVMLPKLDRLLSGSSFDPAVEQANFRLAVTDNGAAILVPVLCREVLPIAKKVHFDFVAWHRGSFDEVVHGSVDLAFSASSVEAPPPLQSQTIYDEQFVCVVDAKSRLPKSLTLAQYMKLEHISISILGGIQVSPDRALATMGHKRQIAIHVPYHEAAIRCVPGTKLVGTVPRKFVSGMIRNPAIRILNPPPEIAGFRYAMTWHPRLNTDAAHSWLRATMRHIGEVVARS
- a CDS encoding SDR family oxidoreductase, producing the protein MAKTAIVTGASRGIGRSIAKRLASDGFAVVVNYAGNGAQAQEVVNEIRDADGEALAVKADVSQPEEVEQLFKKTIESFGRVDVVVNNAGIMPLSQITKGDVDTFDKVIAINLRGTFLVLAQAAQNVAEGGRIIAFSSSVLAKSFPTYGPYIASKAGVEGMVPVLANELRGRNITVNAVAPGPTGTDLFLNGKTPYQIEQLSKLPPLERLGQPEDIANVVSFLAGPDGGWVNAQILRTNGGFA
- a CDS encoding NmrA family NAD(P)-binding protein, translating into MFAITGITGKVGGAVARHLIAQGHKIRAVVRSEEKGRHWAPLGCDVATATVEDHVALATAFDNTDGVFLMTPPNFDPEPGFPQTKHAAAAIRHAIESARPRKIVFLSTVGAHVTEPNLLNNSMLTEQMLQSTSVPVAFLRAAWFMENAAWDVESARAGVIRSFLQPLDHAIPMVATADIAQVTAELLNETWSGSRIVELEGPQRYSANDIAAGFSLALGRAVRAESVPRDTWESLFRSQGMKNPMPRMRMIDGFNEGWIDFEFGAAKSRKGTTRLESVLESLVAEVRGRK